In Mucinivorans hirudinis, the DNA window GGTAGTTTTTCAGCCGTTACCCCGGGTAAGGGGGATGTTGTTTTCCTCAGCTGTCGTTTCCGTATATTGGTATAAATGTAATTCCAAAAATCATCTGTAATCCAAAACCACACCACTGTGCGGGGATGACAAGAATATCTAAGCGAACCACTGACAAAGTCAGTGGTTCGCTTGTGTGCTGTGATAGTTCGCCAAGAAGTTAATAGCCAAGGTTATTAAGTTCGTGTTGCTCATCGATAAATCTTTCCAACATTGATCCGAGCAAATCTATTTGCCCTCTCTCAGGTAATTTTCTAACGACAGTTTGCATATTTTTATATCACCACGAAAAAGCCCTTCTGATTATACGAGATAAAATATGCGATAATACATTAATAATTAAAATTATAAATTATTTTTAGGGAGAGACTAGTTACTTTTCCGATAAATAATAAAAATTAATTACCGAGATGCTATTTATGTATACTTTTATTGTTTTTTAATAAAAATTTAATATCTTTGCCCCGACACATCAAGGCAATATTGTAATTCGGCGGCTAAAATGTTTTGCATAATTCACACTATGTAAAATAGATTTCAGAGTCTCTGAAAAAGGTAAATTAAACTTAGGTATTATCTGACATTCAAATTATTACATCTTCTCAAATCTAGACCTTAATTATTAACTAATAAAAACAAAGGAATGAAGAAAGTTCAACTTTTTCTCGTTATGTTGTTTGTAAGTTGCTTGACTGTTGCGGCTCAAAATTTGACCGTAACCGGCAAAGTGACCTATGCAGATGACGGCTCTCCGGTTATCGGAGCAACTATTTCGGTGAAGGGCACAAACGTTGCCGTTCTTTCGGACGTAAACGGTGCTTACAAAATCACCATCCCTACCAGCACACAGCTTAAGGTTCTTGAGTTCTCCTTTACCGGTTTGCAAACCAAGGAGGTGTCTGTTTCGCAAAGCGGAAACATTGATGTATCTTTGGCAGCCGATACGCGAGCTCTCGAAGAAGTGGTTGTTACAGGTTACGGTTCTTTCTCCAAGAGAGACTATACCGGATCGGCGGCAACCGTATCCACCTCGCGCACAAAAGACGTGCCTTCGGTTTCTGTTCAAAGTCGCATTGCAGGTGCAATTCCCGGTGTTCAGATTACATCCACATCGGGTCAGCCCGGAGCGGTTGAGTCTGTTCGTATTCGCGGTATGGGTTCTATCAACGCTGGTAATGAGCCTCTTTACGTTGTGGACGGTGTACCCGTATTTACAGGTAACGCCAATAACTTCGGTTATGCTGTGGCGGGTAATAGTATCCTCTCTACAATCAACCCTAACGATATTGAAAATATCACTGTAATAAAAGATGCGGCGGCGGCTTCACTTTACGGTTCGCGTGCAGCAAACGGTGTTATTATCATTACCACCAAAAAGGGTAAATCAGGTAAAACCACTTTCAATTCCAAAGCAAGTTATGGTGTAACAAGTATGGCGGAAAATTGGAGACCTGTTTTGGGCGGCGAAGAGACTCGCACTTTGTGGCATCTTGCACTCAAAAACTACGGGCAATACACAGCCGGTATGTCGGAGACTGCCGCTATCAAACTTGCTGACGACGAAATTGACGGATTCTACACTAAACCTTGGAGCGGATGGACAAATTGGAGAGACTATCTATTGAAAACAGGTAAGGCTCAACAATATGAAGTTTCAGCATCGGGCGGTAACGAGAAAACTCGTTTCTTCTCTTCTCTTTCGTATTCAGATATGGAGGGTATAACCTTGCGTTCGGATTACAAACGTATTACAGGTCGTGCGAATGTTTCTCACACGGCAGGTAGATTTACGCTCGAAGCAGGCACTATGTTCTCTAACACTAATCAAGATGTAGACTCGGAAGGAACCTCATATTCAAGCCCGATGATGGCAATCGCAATTGCGCTTTCACCTGCCGACTATCCTTACAACCCTGATGGAAGCATAAACATTACCGAAGGTTTCCCATTCCCGGGTAATCCGTTGGCAAACCCGTTGCAATCTGCCGAGTACAACTACAATACAAGTACCGTGAACAGAACAATGACCAATGTCAGCGGAAAATTGGATATTGCAGACGGTTTGGCTATCAAGCAGGTTCTCAGTTATGACCTCATCGCATCAAACAACCGTGTTTGGTGGGACCCACGCTCGAATGACGGTAAGACGGCAGGAGGTGTATACCAAAAATATTGGTACAACCGCTCGACTCTTACGTCTCAATCTCAGATTATGTATAACAAGACCTTTGCCTCGAAACACAACGTGGCAGTGCTTGGCTCATTCGAGGTTGAAAATTATAATTTGGACTACGTGAGTGCTAACGGTCAAAACTACCCAACCTATTTACTTCCCGAAGTAAGTAATGCGGGTACAAAGAGTGGTGGTAGTGGCCAATCAGGGTACTCTATGATGTCCTACCTTGTGGATGCTAACTATAACTACGATAACAAATACTACGGTAAAATCAGTTTTCGTCGCGATGGATCTTCTCGCCTGGCGAAAGAAAATCGCTGGGGTAACTTCTGGGCGGCATCTGCATCTTGGAAAATATCCGAAGAGGATTTCTTCAGAAGCGGCTCTGTATCTAACGTGGTAAACGACCTTAAAATACGTGCATCTTATGGTGTGAATGGTACTCAACCAGCAGGATATTATGACTTTATGGGATTGTTTGGCTACGGATACAACTATAATGGTGCTCCGGGCTCTGCCGAAGCTCAAATGCCTAACCCACAACTGACCTGGGAGAGCAACGTAGCTTCTAACATCGGTTTGGACTTCACTTTATTCAATAAAGTGTTCGTAACATTCGACATCTACCAACGTGATACAAAAGATTTGATACTTGGTAAACCAATCTCAACTGTTACCGGTTTCGGTTCAATTGCCACTAACATTGGTTCGTTGCGCAATAAAGGTATGGAGTTGGATGTCAAATTCTTGGCACTCTCTAACGCCGATTTCTACTGGAATATAGGACTGAACTTGGCTAACAATACCAATACTGTTATTGCATTGGCAGACGGTCAAAAAGAGATTCAAGAGGGTCGTTGGACACACCGTTTGAATAACCCTTACTATGCGTTCAACCTATTTGAATTTGCGGGAGTAGACCCTGCAACAGGTAGAGAACAATACTACACAAACACTCCTAAAAAGGTCAATGAAGATTTTGAGATAATAGACCGTACAATCACAACCGATGCTACGAAAGTAAATAAGGCTATTGTTGGTCGTTGGGATCCCGTTATCCAAGGCGGTATCACAAATAACTTCAACTGGAAGAACTTAGACCTCGGATTTACACTTACCTACTCTTTGGGTGGTCAGTGTGTGGACAATATGGCGGTAAACTATACTAACGGTGCGAGCTGGGCTCAGGACGGTGTCTCAATACCTACTTATAACGACATTAACAAAATGTGGAAAAAACCGGGTGATATTGCAGAGCTTCCTATGTACGCTTACGGCGGTAGTGTAAACAACTATACCTCGACTCGTTTCCTAATGTCTACCGACCACCTTCGTATGAAGAATATTACGTTAGGTTACTCGTTGCCAAAGAGCATCTTATCAAAAATCAAATTTGAGAAGATTCGCTTCTACGCATCAGCTAACAACCTCTTTACAATCAAGGATAAAAATATGTATCTTGACCCTGAGACTCCAATCGGTGGTTCGGTTTCTTTTGAAACTCCTCAGTTGCGTACTGTTACATTTGGTATCGAGCTTGGCTTCTAATTACTAAAACTAAATGCAAATGAAAAAAATAATATATTCACTCATTGCTTTGTCTGCGGTAACAATTACCGCAACAAGCTGCAAGGATTTTCTTGACAAAGAACCTACTACATCTTTGAGTACCGAGCTTGCAATCACCAACTTTAAAGATGCTCAAACAGCATTGGTTGGTGTGTATGACGGTGTACAGGGAAATAGCGGTGCGGTAAGTTGGTATGGTGCAAGACAAATTTATCGCGCTGATGTAGCGGGCGATTTGATGCAAGCAAATGGTGCCGGCAAACGCTGCTCAGCAGACTTTGAGATGAACTGGACTGGGGTTGCTTCACCAAATATTTGGGATGTACCCTACAATGTGATTCGTCGTGCGAACAATATAATCAAAGCCATCGAAGATGGTAAAATTAAGGATGGTACTCCTGCACAGATTAACCACATCAAAGGACAAGCTCTGACGGTTCGTGCATTAGCGCATTTCGACCTTGCTCGCAACTATGGACTTCCCTATACGGCAGATAACGGAGTATCTTTGGCAACGCCCATTGTTACAACCCCTTTGCTTCCGGACGCACAACTTCCTCGAAACACAGTTGCAGAAGTTTACACACAGGTCATCAAAGACCTTACGGATGCTATTGCACTGATGAACACTTCTAAAAACTTGGGATACCTAAACCAACAAGGTGCGAAAGCCCTATTGGCACGCGTATATCTCTACAAGGGAGACAACCAAAATGCCTTTAACACTGCCGTTGATGTAATCAATAATGGCGGGTATACCCTTTGGACTAATGCTCAATACGCTTCCGCGTGGGCTAATCAGGGTTCATCTGAGGTGATATGGGAGATTGTCAATTTCAGCTCTGCCGACTGGACAGACCGTGAGGGTATTGCTTACCTGATGAACGAAAATGGTTATGCAGACATCATTCTATCTAAGAAAGCCTGCAACTATTTCAATGCAAATCCTAATGATGTCAGAAACTCGATAATGACAAAATCGAACGTAAAGGTTAATATCGACAACTATGGCACAAACAAGGTGTGGTTGCTCAAATATCCTATGCGTCAGGGTCAATCAGATATTCGTATCGGCAATGTGATTATGTTGAGACTATCGGAACAATACCTGATAGCTGCCGAAGCTGCAATCAAACTCGGTAATCAGGCTAATGCGGATAAATATCTAAATGATATTATCAAACGTGCAAACCCAACTGCCGCAACCGTAACAGCTACGTTGGAAAACATAATTTGGGAGCGCGGTATTGAGCTTATCGGCGAAGGACACCGTATGTACGACCTTATGCGTAACAATATGAACTCAAACCGTTCAGACCGCTGGGCTAACAGTATTATTCCGAATAATGAATCTATAAATTTCAATAGAAATTATTTCAGAGTTCGCTACGCGATTCCTCAAAATGAGTTGAATACGAATAAAAATACTACCCAAAATCCTGGTTACGCAAACTAATATCGCTAAGTGAATGCCAAAGCTGCCTGCACTCTTTTGTGCGGGCAGCTTTGAATACACATACAAATGACACTTACGGATGGCTCTATGGCAAGTGTTCGGAAAGAGTGGGCTAGAGAGACTATAGGTCAAGGCTTCCGTTTGGACTGCTTCAAACGTTGGAATGTAGGTTTCTCGGGACGTGTTCCACAAAACAATTTGACAGTACAGATTAACGAAAATTTCACTGGTAAAGTCGCCCCTGCCGGATATTTCTACTTTACGTGGGCAATTCCTAAGGATGATATTGCTGTGAATGATAATCTTGTTCAAAACACAGGTTGGTAGAATAC includes these proteins:
- a CDS encoding SusD family outer membrane protein → MQMKKIIYSLIALSAVTITATSCKDFLDKEPTTSLSTELAITNFKDAQTALVGVYDGVQGNSGAVSWYGARQIYRADVAGDLMQANGAGKRCSADFEMNWTGVASPNIWDVPYNVIRRANNIIKAIEDGKIKDGTPAQINHIKGQALTVRALAHFDLARNYGLPYTADNGVSLATPIVTTPLLPDAQLPRNTVAEVYTQVIKDLTDAIALMNTSKNLGYLNQQGAKALLARVYLYKGDNQNAFNTAVDVINNGGYTLWTNAQYASAWANQGSSEVIWEIVNFSSADWTDREGIAYLMNENGYADIILSKKACNYFNANPNDVRNSIMTKSNVKVNIDNYGTNKVWLLKYPMRQGQSDIRIGNVIMLRLSEQYLIAAEAAIKLGNQANADKYLNDIIKRANPTAATVTATLENIIWERGIELIGEGHRMYDLMRNNMNSNRSDRWANSIIPNNESINFNRNYFRVRYAIPQNELNTNKNTTQNPGYAN
- a CDS encoding SusC (outer membrane protein involved in starch binding), coding for MKKVQLFLVMLFVSCLTVAAQNLTVTGKVTYADDGSPVIGATISVKGTNVAVLSDVNGAYKITIPTSTQLKVLEFSFTGLQTKEVSVSQSGNIDVSLAADTRALEEVVVTGYGSFSKRDYTGSAATVSTSRTKDVPSVSVQSRIAGAIPGVQITSTSGQPGAVESVRIRGMGSINAGNEPLYVVDGVPVFTGNANNFGYAVAGNSILSTINPNDIENITVIKDAAAASLYGSRAANGVIIITTKKGKSGKTTFNSKASYGVTSMAENWRPVLGGEETRTLWHLALKNYGQYTAGMSETAAIKLADDEIDGFYTKPWSGWTNWRDYLLKTGKAQQYEVSASGGNEKTRFFSSLSYSDMEGITLRSDYKRITGRANVSHTAGRFTLEAGTMFSNTNQDVDSEGTSYSSPMMAIAIALSPADYPYNPDGSINITEGFPFPGNPLANPLQSAEYNYNTSTVNRTMTNVSGKLDIADGLAIKQVLSYDLIASNNRVWWDPRSNDGKTAGGVYQKYWYNRSTLTSQSQIMYNKTFASKHNVAVLGSFEVENYNLDYVSANGQNYPTYLLPEVSNAGTKSGGSGQSGYSMMSYLVDANYNYDNKYYGKISFRRDGSSRLAKENRWGNFWAASASWKISEEDFFRSGSVSNVVNDLKIRASYGVNGTQPAGYYDFMGLFGYGYNYNGAPGSAEAQMPNPQLTWESNVASNIGLDFTLFNKVFVTFDIYQRDTKDLILGKPISTVTGFGSIATNIGSLRNKGMELDVKFLALSNADFYWNIGLNLANNTNTVIALADGQKEIQEGRWTHRLNNPYYAFNLFEFAGVDPATGREQYYTNTPKKVNEDFEIIDRTITTDATKVNKAIVGRWDPVIQGGITNNFNWKNLDLGFTLTYSLGGQCVDNMAVNYTNGASWAQDGVSIPTYNDINKMWKKPGDIAELPMYAYGGSVNNYTSTRFLMSTDHLRMKNITLGYSLPKSILSKIKFEKIRFYASANNLFTIKDKNMYLDPETPIGGSVSFETPQLRTVTFGIELGF